One Dethiosulfovibrio faecalis genomic window carries:
- a CDS encoding tetratricopeptide repeat protein, whose protein sequence is MSATATSIYGDDKTDKMDIVMDQAWRAGQQMIEADLYHRGVDYLQVYLEQCPNSSDGWYWLAKGLQGMGKLQEAQRAFTKVLEIDPEFPQLSRVLQNREKGEAIPIWDRSGGAYRQALPVIDPGKDIYRDRVEARPAPIPRPTSPDPGRDDNLKTRKETVQTVPEFSAMGARKIVLPPQGSSDRAPIKVVPIPPVKELTGEPEGPGIPTVEVEEIHLQGSSNDNKPVYVPPKPHLDKPKAP, encoded by the coding sequence TTGTCGGCAACTGCTACATCCATATACGGAGACGATAAGACAGACAAGATGGACATCGTGATGGATCAGGCATGGCGGGCGGGACAACAGATGATAGAGGCGGATCTCTATCATAGAGGAGTCGACTACCTCCAGGTTTACCTGGAACAGTGTCCAAACTCGAGCGACGGCTGGTACTGGCTAGCAAAAGGCCTTCAAGGCATGGGTAAACTTCAGGAGGCCCAAAGAGCCTTCACTAAAGTCCTGGAGATAGATCCCGAGTTTCCACAGCTATCCAGGGTCCTTCAAAACAGGGAAAAAGGCGAAGCCATACCTATATGGGATAGATCGGGGGGAGCATATCGACAGGCACTTCCGGTTATAGACCCCGGCAAGGATATATACAGGGACCGCGTCGAAGCTAGACCGGCCCCGATACCTCGCCCTACTTCTCCCGATCCCGGCCGCGACGACAATCTGAAGACACGGAAAGAAACGGTACAGACCGTTCCAGAGTTCTCGGCAATGGGAGCGAGAAAAATCGTACTACCTCCGCAGGGAAGTTCCGACAGGGCCCCGATCAAGGTAGTTCCCATCCCTCCCGTGAAAGAACTGACAGGAGAACCGGAAGGACCGGGCATCCCCACAGTGGAGGTAGAGGAAATACATCTTCAGGGTAGCTCGAATGACAACAAGCCCGTGTATGTACCGCCCAAGCCACACCTCGACAAACCGAAAGCCCCGTAA
- the ptsP gene encoding phosphoenolpyruvate--protein phosphotransferase, producing MSFYRIWGLTGGIYIKGIGVSSGIAIGRVFVDWKEQVEIEKEYVDDVEVELDRLNAAIEVAGQEIKELYDDVSSRLGRDEVEMFATHGMMIEDSEFIGQIKGRIITENVNAEWAVRSVADKFIQVFEDMDDDYLKAKADDVKDVATRMCRLLLHIEGSDLSNLREKSIVVARAFTASEIVQMNRDKVLGVVSQEGTLTSHAVIMARSWGVPAVIDVSNVLDVVETGDMIVVDGSEGVVILNPDEDTLRIYGEKQKEFINFSKKLSQMAGKSTESEDGYPIKLYANADTGRDVQGALKNGVSGIGLFRTERLYMDRDRLPTEGEQFGLYKKAVQEMGGRTVIFRTLDIGCDKIPGYLNVPEEDNPALGYRAIRLSLARADIFRIQLKALLRSSAFGKAKIMFPMISGIEELRLAKGVLEDVKNDLRKDGVPFNPEIEVGVMIEVPAAAVISELIAEEVDFMSIGTNDLIQYTLAVDRTNRNLSHLFSPFHPAVLRLVKMTIDNCRKAGVKVSLCGEMASDSLLIPVLMGMGLERFSMNVDSILKARWIMSQLGKKNMEDTLSEIWGLATAKDVRRFCEDRFGYLKKAF from the coding sequence ATGAGTTTTTATCGTATATGGGGACTTACAGGGGGGATTTATATTAAAGGCATAGGAGTGTCTTCCGGAATAGCTATCGGCAGGGTCTTCGTCGATTGGAAGGAACAGGTGGAGATCGAAAAAGAATACGTGGACGATGTCGAGGTGGAGCTGGATCGTCTTAACGCAGCCATAGAGGTAGCAGGACAGGAGATCAAGGAACTCTACGACGATGTCTCCTCTCGTCTAGGTAGAGACGAGGTTGAGATGTTCGCAACTCACGGCATGATGATAGAGGATTCCGAGTTTATCGGACAGATAAAGGGTCGGATAATAACGGAAAACGTAAACGCCGAATGGGCCGTACGTTCTGTAGCCGACAAGTTCATTCAGGTCTTCGAGGATATGGACGACGACTATCTCAAAGCCAAGGCCGACGACGTAAAGGATGTAGCTACAAGGATGTGTCGCCTTTTACTTCATATAGAGGGTAGCGATCTGAGCAACCTGAGAGAGAAGTCCATCGTGGTAGCTAGGGCTTTTACCGCGTCCGAGATAGTTCAGATGAACAGGGATAAGGTCCTAGGCGTTGTCTCTCAGGAGGGAACTTTGACCTCTCATGCGGTCATCATGGCTCGAAGTTGGGGTGTTCCGGCTGTTATAGACGTCTCAAACGTCTTAGACGTAGTGGAGACCGGGGATATGATAGTGGTCGACGGTAGCGAGGGAGTGGTTATACTCAATCCCGACGAGGATACCCTTCGTATTTACGGCGAAAAGCAGAAGGAATTTATCAATTTTTCCAAGAAACTTTCCCAGATGGCCGGAAAGTCCACTGAAAGCGAGGATGGCTACCCCATTAAATTGTACGCTAATGCTGATACGGGTAGAGATGTACAGGGTGCTCTCAAAAACGGCGTTAGCGGAATAGGCCTTTTCAGGACAGAGAGGCTCTATATGGACAGGGATAGATTGCCGACCGAGGGGGAGCAGTTCGGTCTTTATAAAAAGGCCGTCCAGGAAATGGGAGGCAGGACCGTTATATTCAGGACCTTGGATATCGGTTGTGATAAGATCCCAGGATATTTAAACGTTCCGGAGGAGGATAATCCTGCTTTAGGTTACAGAGCGATAAGATTATCCCTGGCCAGGGCCGATATCTTCAGAATCCAGCTGAAAGCGCTTCTCCGATCCAGCGCTTTCGGCAAGGCTAAGATAATGTTTCCCATGATCTCCGGTATTGAGGAGCTTAGATTGGCCAAGGGAGTTCTTGAGGATGTCAAAAACGATCTGAGAAAGGACGGAGTTCCCTTTAATCCGGAAATAGAGGTCGGTGTCATGATAGAGGTGCCGGCTGCAGCGGTGATATCCGAGCTTATCGCCGAGGAAGTGGATTTCATGAGCATCGGTACCAACGATCTCATCCAGTATACCCTGGCGGTGGATCGTACCAACCGTAATCTATCTCATCTCTTCAGCCCCTTCCATCCTGCGGTTCTAAGGTTGGTCAAGATGACTATAGATAACTGTAGAAAAGCCGGGGTAAAGGTAAGTCTGTGTGGAGAGATGGCAAGCGATTCTCTTTTGATCCCCGTTCTTATGGGTATGGGACTGGAGAGATTCAGCATGAACGTGGATTCCATACTCAAGGCTCGATGGATAATGTCTCAGCTCGGCAAAAAGAACATGGAGGATACTCTGTCGGAAATATGGGGATTGGCTACGGCTAAGGATGTGCGCCGTTTCTGCGAGGATCGATTCGGATATCTCAAGAAGGCTTTCTGA